In the Pararge aegeria chromosome 16, ilParAegt1.1, whole genome shotgun sequence genome, gttctaacaataaataaactttacactaaaaagtagcAAAAATCATTAAAAGCAATTGGTATTCGTAGAGACATTACAAACAATGAATATAAAAGTTGCTTTTATCCCCTATAACTAACGAATTGGTATGGTGCATTGTAAAATGTTTCAAGCAACACTTCGTTTGGCTTGTTATGAAAATCAAATAAGCGAATTTTTCCTAATTTAAAACAGAGTTCCGAGAACATTGTAAGATTTTTAATTCATATGACTTATGTTATATACAATAAACCtatgacaaatttaaatgaatataaaagaattcttgcttgtatttaaaaaaatattttatattttttggaatttttaattatttcaattcaaAAGGCTGGTTAGAATTAGGGTAGAACTCTTATTCTAACTGATAACAATTAACCTAATACTCGAATATGACATAATGTTTCAATTTTCACATaaaagttgaaataaaaactataaattcagCTTACCGAATGTTTGCCACAATGTCTCTAGGGTTGTAATTGGGTATTTTAGTCGACCAGCCAGTACCAATGCCTTCCGCACCATTGACCAAACCCATGGGTATGATGGGGATGTAGTGGATCGGTTCAATCTTCTGGTTGTCTTCAAACTCGTGCTgtacaacattaaaaataacattcattAAATGCGAAAGgtacatatcatcatcatccattacggacccattacagggcacaagtctcctcttagaatgagcaGAGTACGGCTAGGTAAGAGGATTAGTAGGCTGTAGTCGACACcaaactggccaagtgcggattggtagactctacATGTCTGAaaacatgcaggtttactcacaatgtttaccttcacaattaaagaaaatgaattaatgcttaaaacgcactaaaGCACTGAGGTGCATGTCATCATTACACAACCAATGGACGGAGCATTGACGCTGCATTTTTATTTacgtgtttatttaaaatactgaaaatgaaagtcttaacaattactcattgcaaagtcaacatctgtcGTGTGGAAACGTGTCGGAAACGTGtaaagagtacattgccgaagatctggttgtaagatgttaatatttaatatcaaaaattatataaaatgttaacaaGTGTTTGATAGCTTAAACTTTAGTTTTGCAACTTTCTTACTCAATGTCCATTGACAATGTCAATACATGTTAATGAGCTATCCAACACTTATCAAAAGATGGTCGAACATGCCTTTTATTGCAGCATTattgttaaaatgaaataataaaagcagTCAAATaccctattataattttaagggtTGATTATCTCACCACAAGCAGTGGGTCGTCGTGCGGGTGGAAGATAAGCCTGGTGAGCGGCGACATGAGGGTGAAGATGTAACGGGGGCTGGCCGAGTCCTTGCCACCGCAGAGCCGCGTGCCGAACTGACCGCGCGGCTCCAACAGGTTGATGTTGTTTGAACCCACGTAGTTTTGCGCGAGATTCACTATTGTCATCATAAGGGACTGTTCACCTGTATACATAGAATTTGAATTAACAACATAGGAATAGAAAATATTGATTAGacaaactcagtacaataaatctttggaatacTGACCCCTAAACTACAATACCCCGTATTttaggggccagtgccttcccaaacattgattgAATCATTGAGATAATATCTGATATGCTgactgtgtgtgtatgtttgtgaaACTGGTCCGGTTATTAAGTTATATGATGTTGGaaactaaatatgtatttataattttttgtttcctCGTAGAATCCATGTTATgaagagatattttaaatactattttagTCAATGCCCAGTAAAGTGAGAAAtcaaatagaatagaaaactttattgcaacacaacacaattggaaaaatacaaggaaaacagtaatagtacttagtgctaaagatggccttatcactaaaagtgatcttttaaaggcaacctgagcctgaacctgagcgtacgaagccgataaaaaagtgaaaaTGTGATCAAAATCGAAAATGCCCAAAGAAACCTGTGAACAGTCAGCTAAAGGATCATATAGATCAGGATAGCAAGCTATAGATCAGGATTGGATCTGCAACCTTGATAGGTGAATTATAAGCAAAAAATTACCATGATGATATGCAGAGTGTTCTGCAACAGAACCAGCCAATTGAGCAACTTTGACTTCCCGTTTATCATTACGCTTTATGCATGTGAAGATAACTTTACGCTGGCCAGGTTTCAGCCCATCAATCATGGAAGGAATAGACCTGAAAGCAATAAATTTCATCAATAAAGTAAAGTACGTATGTAAGAGTAAGAAGAAGTTAACATTGCAAATGTTAACTTTTTCTTCCAAATATATACTGTATGTATGCAGTAATGGAATGCCAGTCATtaatataagtgtttttatACCACCTAATATTCTAATAATTGGTTTTCTTATAAAAACACTGTTATAGATCAAATGTAAGAATGAGCATTGAAACAacgaaaatctttatttttccgCTCATtctatttattctatatattttagcatgcttgtttgttttttagCTAAACAGACTGACtctaaaaaattatgataagtTTAACTTATTAAGACAGGTTAAAAACAACCCAAtggttaaaatattcatcaacattatttgaaataaaattcattagttCAATGAAATATAagtaaacaaaacatattttgtaaCTATAGGATTTCAAGGCCTtacttattaacaaaataagctacttatgttttataacaataatgcATAAATTATGTCTCACCTGATATTATCTCCGTTGGAAAACAGAACAAGCTCTAAATTTACAAAATCTGAATATGTGACAGCTTTAGTGTCTTTTGTGTACAAATATCTCTCAGACAGACCAATTTCCTTCCTCCTTTTTACTTCATCCATATGACTAGTCAACCATTCTTTACGTTGGTCTGCTCCTTTCTTTGAAAAGGCTAGTTCTATGTGATGATCGTCCGTAGGGCCACTGTACCTAAACCGGATTCTATGCCTATCCATATTCTGAAAGTATTCTTTAGCCTCCTTAGATGTGGAGGTACCCAAACCTTTGTAGTATTTGATGTTATACGTATGATAGTTCTCCGTGTCTTTCTTCCACTCTTCAAACTCGGGTAGTGAGAAGAATGATAACTCTTTGTCTTTTTTTGTTGCTTTTACAATAGGTGTTATAAATTCTTCTAAAAATGGCAGTTTTAAAAGTTCCGGCCAGTTGTGatgtataaaatttatgataaGTCCCTTAATATGTGATCCATCTTGATCCTGATCAGCCATAATCATAACCTTACCATATCTTAACGATTTTAAATCATCGACAGAGTTGTACTTCTTTTTGTATTGAAGGCCCATGAtctttatcaaattatttatttctacattTTCTAAAACCTGTTTATGTGAAGCATCCCTAACATTTAGAGGTTTACCTTTCAATGGGAATACACCATAATGATCTCTGCCCACTACACTCAATCCAGACACAACTAAAGTCTTGGCTGAGTCTCCCTCAGTAAGGATAAGGGTGCAAAGATGAGCATTCTTCGTCCCTGCATCGTTTGCATCTTCCAACTTCGGTATACCTTTAAGTTTGCTTTGTTTTTTACCAGATGCTTTCACAAGTTCTGTCTGAGCTTTAAACTTAGCCCATGTAAGTACTGATTCAACTAAACCAGATTTAGAGACTGCGTTAATAAACTTTTCAGTCAATGTACACTTCGATCCAAAGCTTTTAGCTTGAAGGGTCATATTCTCTTTTGTTTGTGAATCAAAGGTAGGATTAACAATGAGACAGTTGACAAAAAGCCACATATGATTTTTGACTTGGAAAGGTTTGATGTTGACACCACCcttattctttttctttaataCTTCCAGAAcattttttactatattatctGTTACAGAGTCAACATGTTTACCTCCTTTTGTAGTGGCAATCGAGTTAACAAACGAGACCTGTTGGAAACCTCTATCAGAAAGTGTCAAAGCTACTTCCCATCGGTCATTTACTTTTTCGTAAACAACCTTCAAAGGTTGTCCGTTCTCATCTTCTTTTCCTTTTATGTACAAATCTACAtagtctttaaatttatttatttttaatctttctcCATTGAGATAGACTTTCACACCCTGTGATGATGCAGCTACATCGTAAGCTCGTCGCGACATCAATGCAACAATGTCATCTTCTAGTTTGTCCATTTTAAATTTAGCCAAGTCTGGACTAAAAGTCACTTTAGTAAAATCATCATCTTTGCCGGCTTCCTTAACCTTCGGTTCTGAAGCTTTTGTCATATTGGCACCCCaagtttgtttaaaatgttTCTTATACTGTCTAGATGCTGTTTCTACAGTGAATTTTGTTGAGAAAATGTTACACAGCTTGGCACCATATCCATTTCTTCCACCTGTCACTTTTTCCTCTTCATCATTATAATTGGATGATGTCAAAAGATGTCCAAATATCATTGTTGGGACATACATTTTCTCATCCTTGTGCATAACTACAGGAATACCGCAACCGTTGTTGTATACTGATATTGTATTTTGTTCTTGATTTATATCAATTCTGATAACGTCCATTTTGGGATCTCTCTGTTTGTTGTCTGCTGCATTTACTAATATTTCATCATATAATTTGTAGAGACCTGCAGTATTTGAAAACAATTAGAAATGTATATGTATCACAACAATgcaatagcaaaaataaaacttgcaaTGAGTAAGTATTAcagagtattttatatttacataaaaaaaatggaaatgccatgaaatagagaaaaaaaagataatataaattaaaataccctTTTTTCAATGGCACATTGGTTGATTTCAAATATCTGatgtatttttacaaaattatataataaaattaataattatattttaccaggGACATATGTAAGCTCCCGCTGAACCATACAGTCCTTTGATTTGTCAAACACCCACATTGTCTCTGTGGCACGCTCAACTGACCCAATATAGGTATCAGGACGCAGGAGTATGTGCTCAAGCTGGGATTTCTTCTGGTAAATCTTCTCAATGGACCCCTTTTGGCCCTTGGGCACAGGTtctcctgtgccattgctgctCATTTTTTCAAACATAGACTGAAAATTTGATACAAGTATAATAATTAtccagcaggagaatctgtacagttattttgcaatttttcaatctttatacaccaaacagatcttacaAAAGGTACTCTCAacatattatgaataattgtttacatgtccgtcatttattactataaaaaaaatagcaaggAGTATgaagtttgaagaaattataaaataaccatACAAATTCTCTTGCTTCTCACTGCAtgaagcaaattaagcctaatttgcatTGTACAACATAGAATTCTACAAAGTATcacatgcttctatccaattcaACTCAGCTGATTGTGCATCCCTACTACTATTTAACACTACACTGATCTtgatgaatttataatatattgttttttttatattgttattattttttatcccacaaaatgtaacagattccatagaaaattgtaaaatacaTAGCCCAATAAACCACTtgtagcagtgatagcccagtggacaggactttaacttaactttcggggggccaagttagaatcccagcatgtCAAACAAGCATAACAAGCAAGCGTATAGCATCCAAGTCTAACTTTTTTATGCAAATACAATATCACTAGCTTgacaatgaaggaaaacatcgtgagaaaacctacatgcctgagagttctccataattttctcaaaaggtgtttggagtccaccaatctacactgcCAGCATggtgggccttaaccccttctcattgtgagatgggttgatatgatgattatgataaacaGACTGTTGGGTTTACCGACATAATTGGCAGGATACAGTTTGTGCCTCATGATGTATGTTGGCATGTAAAACATGTATGAATTTTTCCTGAACAATGCATGAACTTAATTACTCGTTCCGGTCCCGGGACTGGGCCTGACAGCTAACATTGTTAGCTGTCAGTCCGTCATTATCACACCTGATACTGATAGTTTTTGTTGTGGTTGCCTATATAATGGTGGGTTAGCAATAGAGTTTAGGCTCTATACTGTAGAGTACTAAGTGCGTCTACAGTTAGATTTTAACTATTGATTATTATGATGAGACATTTTGATCTCCTAATTTACCTAATATATGtagttaaaataaag is a window encoding:
- the LOC120630309 gene encoding DNA topoisomerase 2, which codes for MFEKMSSNGTGEPVPKGQKGSIEKIYQKKSQLEHILLRPDTYIGSVERATETMWVFDKSKDCMVQRELTYVPGLYKLYDEILVNAADNKQRDPKMDVIRIDINQEQNTISVYNNGCGIPVVMHKDEKMYVPTMIFGHLLTSSNYNDEEEKVTGGRNGYGAKLCNIFSTKFTVETASRQYKKHFKQTWGANMTKASEPKVKEAGKDDDFTKVTFSPDLAKFKMDKLEDDIVALMSRRAYDVAASSQGVKVYLNGERLKINKFKDYVDLYIKGKEDENGQPLKVVYEKVNDRWEVALTLSDRGFQQVSFVNSIATTKGGKHVDSVTDNIVKNVLEVLKKKNKGGVNIKPFQVKNHMWLFVNCLIVNPTFDSQTKENMTLQAKSFGSKCTLTEKFINAVSKSGLVESVLTWAKFKAQTELVKASGKKQSKLKGIPKLEDANDAGTKNAHLCTLILTEGDSAKTLVVSGLSVVGRDHYGVFPLKGKPLNVRDASHKQVLENVEINNLIKIMGLQYKKKYNSVDDLKSLRYGKVMIMADQDQDGSHIKGLIINFIHHNWPELLKLPFLEEFITPIVKATKKDKELSFFSLPEFEEWKKDTENYHTYNIKYYKGLGTSTSKEAKEYFQNMDRHRIRFRYSGPTDDHHIELAFSKKGADQRKEWLTSHMDEVKRRKEIGLSERYLYTKDTKAVTYSDFVNLELVLFSNGDNIRSIPSMIDGLKPGQRKVIFTCIKRNDKREVKVAQLAGSVAEHSAYHHGEQSLMMTIVNLAQNYVGSNNINLLEPRGQFGTRLCGGKDSASPRYIFTLMSPLTRLIFHPHDDPLLVHEFEDNQKIEPIHYIPIIPMGLVNGAEGIGTGWSTKIPNYNPRDIVANIRRMLDGEEPVTMHPWYKNFRGTIEGFSDKYVISGEAAILPNEKIEITELPVGSWTQNYKENVLEPMLGTDKVKPLISEYREYNTDTTVRFVVSLLPGKLAEVEAEGIHKVFKLQTTISMTCMNAFDHNNCLKRYDKVEEMLRVFYDVRLKYYARRKDYLEGQLQAEADKLTNQARFIVEKCDKGLVVENKKRKVMVEELIKRGYAPDPIADWKKRASKLQGLDVLDEEAEESEDEPEPEQEKGKPVDPEKAFQQLKEVKKFNYLLGMSMWMLTKEKKDDLLKQRDQKLSELNILKAKSPPMLWREDLDAFLIKLDEVEEKERQDEASVNKKGSKALAANKKNRKSLMDIIPSENGRRVEPKISEDLIKRIQAAEKAKIKKEVKKEYDPDDHTGTSPSSAEKKPKGRVKKEKPEKPEKPEKTDGLKQTKLSFKKEPKKKKMAMSGSSSGEMSNSDVEMVEPPAPRERATTSRRAATKVQKYKDGSEDTSSDSEVELHDNKVESGNEAPRAMSASDDDDDDFVKKNAHKKPAEMDSDCLFDSLIEETKKEEKQKPKFDIDPPTTVLSSDDEPPSPPKKKPAPKRTLMNVEKNKKEEKEREKPKKRPLKTVLSRDSDDDDSIFDSKKDKKKPNPKKKVKKMSSDSEVEEIPSSPLAAPRGGGGRARQQKKYNFSDESDSE